A stretch of Mobula birostris isolate sMobBir1 chromosome 2, sMobBir1.hap1, whole genome shotgun sequence DNA encodes these proteins:
- the LOC140185460 gene encoding ciliary microtubule inner protein 1-like isoform X4: MRTNLLKSETEAAKKWANRWGFLVTQRNQIEAEQEKLRNKCRLLTPEHLKVRPASPVSKYIQVAPSPAVPKTTQGLIGWRSGVAGLELERYGSSRQGKWSFLHQMKWPEDSID; this comes from the exons GACGAACTTACTCAAATCGGAGACAGAGGCAGCCAAGAAATGGGCCAACAGATGGGGATTTCTGGTGACCCAGCGCAATCAG ATTGAGGCTGAACAGGAGAAACTGAGAAATAAATGCAGACTGCTTACCCCCGAACACCTGAAAGTTCGACCTGCATCTCCAGTCAGCAAGTACATCCAG GTGGCTCCATCTCCTGCCGTACCAAAGACGACACAAGGTTTGATAGGCTGGAGGTCCGGGGTAGCAGGATTAGAGCTGGAGCGATATGGAAGCTCCCGGCAAGGAAAATGGAGCTTTCTCCATCAAATGAAATGGCCAGAAGACAGTATTGACTGA